One Halovivax ruber XH-70 genomic region harbors:
- the folP gene encoding dihydropteroate synthase: MEYHEAADRLYDLGRFGIRPGTASTADVLAHLDDPHESIDAIQLAGSNGKGSTARMLESVLRAAGHTVGLYTSPHLEDMRERIRVDGRPIPKAAVSEFVAACDEYLTERGADGASPTFFETTTAMALWHFAREDVDYAVMEVGIGGKEDATSVVEPVASAVTSVALEHTTVLGDSVPEIARDMAHVAPAVNGSASADGPSQIGGSPADDASAGNATAGGGPTADDTTPLVTAADGEALGAIREVAPDVVTVGDGVDPSAEAGDRPDVHVTYEGRVSHAEAAVTIDLSAHPTRPHADAVESHMAAIGAHQAENAGVAVALARQLVDVSVDELRTGLRRAHWPGRFEVMDDAPLVVLDGAHNPAGCERFADTLSTFEYDDLHLVVGVMHDKDYGEMVAALPTPDSVVACRPTTDRSVDPAVLARLFEREGVEDVRTISAVRDGFEHALAQAEPGDAVVVAGSLYAIAEARTHYTLTGVETDVRDLSDARRTLERANVTEKGVWRMRGKAVHRTVHLRLQERQAAYLKQELLSLGGECALSGLQREEQLVEAVCMGTLSQFKRLVEKLDAQPYGLAAIGAELRETLGIGESGDTGAGSPSPHGPDVTGTEYPWGEAPAVMGILNVTPDSFHDGGEYDDVEAAVARAASMVDAGATIIDVGGESTRPGAEPVPVADEIDRVVPVIERIRDLDAAISIDTRKAAVAEAALDAGADIVNDVSGLADPEMRFVAAEHGASLIVMHSLDAPVDPDREVTYDDVVGDVLAELAETVLLAERAGLDREQIIVDPGLGFGKSKREEFELLDRTDEFRALGCPILIGHSQKSMYDWVGQDAGDRLESTVAATALAIDRGADIVRVHDVPENVAAVETALATLDSAGYENRRRSRGDAK, translated from the coding sequence ATGGAGTATCACGAGGCGGCCGATCGGCTCTACGATCTCGGCCGGTTCGGCATTCGTCCGGGGACGGCGTCGACGGCGGACGTACTCGCCCACCTCGACGACCCCCACGAGTCGATCGACGCGATCCAGCTGGCGGGCTCGAACGGGAAGGGGTCGACGGCCCGGATGCTGGAATCGGTTCTGCGAGCGGCGGGCCACACGGTTGGACTGTACACCTCGCCGCATCTGGAGGATATGCGCGAGCGGATCCGGGTCGATGGACGGCCGATCCCGAAAGCGGCAGTGAGCGAGTTCGTCGCGGCCTGCGACGAGTACCTCACCGAACGGGGAGCCGATGGCGCCTCGCCCACCTTCTTCGAGACGACGACCGCGATGGCCCTGTGGCACTTCGCCCGCGAGGACGTCGATTACGCCGTTATGGAGGTCGGGATCGGCGGGAAGGAGGACGCGACGAGCGTCGTCGAACCCGTCGCGAGCGCGGTGACGAGCGTCGCGCTCGAACACACCACCGTCCTCGGCGACTCGGTTCCGGAGATCGCCCGCGACATGGCCCACGTCGCCCCGGCGGTGAACGGGTCGGCGTCCGCCGATGGACCGTCCCAGATCGGCGGGTCGCCGGCTGACGACGCGTCGGCGGGGAACGCGACGGCCGGCGGCGGCCCGACTGCGGATGACACCACCCCGCTCGTGACGGCCGCGGACGGCGAGGCACTGGGCGCGATCCGCGAGGTGGCGCCTGACGTGGTGACGGTCGGCGACGGCGTCGACCCGTCCGCGGAGGCTGGTGACCGCCCGGACGTCCACGTCACCTACGAGGGGCGCGTCTCCCACGCCGAAGCAGCGGTGACGATCGACCTGTCTGCGCACCCGACGCGACCGCACGCGGACGCCGTCGAGAGTCACATGGCCGCGATCGGGGCCCACCAGGCAGAGAACGCCGGCGTGGCCGTCGCGCTGGCCCGACAGCTGGTCGACGTCTCGGTCGACGAACTCCGAACGGGCCTGCGCCGCGCCCACTGGCCGGGTCGGTTCGAGGTGATGGACGACGCGCCGCTCGTCGTCCTCGACGGTGCGCACAACCCCGCCGGCTGCGAGCGATTCGCCGACACGCTCTCGACGTTCGAGTACGACGACCTCCACCTCGTCGTCGGGGTCATGCACGACAAGGACTACGGCGAGATGGTCGCGGCGCTGCCGACCCCGGACTCCGTGGTCGCCTGTCGGCCCACGACCGATCGATCCGTCGATCCCGCCGTCCTCGCCCGACTCTTCGAGCGCGAAGGCGTCGAAGACGTGCGGACGATCTCCGCGGTCCGGGACGGATTCGAACACGCGCTCGCCCAGGCCGAGCCGGGTGACGCAGTCGTCGTCGCCGGTTCGCTGTATGCCATCGCCGAGGCCCGGACGCACTACACCCTCACGGGTGTCGAGACCGACGTACGGGACCTCAGTGACGCCCGGCGGACCCTGGAACGGGCGAACGTGACCGAGAAGGGCGTCTGGCGGATGCGCGGGAAGGCCGTCCATCGGACGGTCCACCTTAGACTGCAGGAACGGCAAGCAGCCTATCTCAAACAGGAGCTGCTGAGCCTTGGCGGCGAGTGCGCCCTGTCGGGCCTCCAGCGGGAGGAGCAACTCGTCGAGGCGGTCTGTATGGGCACACTGTCGCAGTTCAAACGGCTCGTCGAAAAGCTCGACGCCCAGCCCTACGGCCTCGCCGCGATCGGGGCAGAACTCCGGGAGACGCTTGGAATCGGCGAATCGGGCGACACCGGTGCCGGCAGCCCCAGTCCGCACGGCCCCGACGTCACGGGGACCGAGTACCCCTGGGGCGAGGCGCCTGCCGTGATGGGGATCCTGAACGTCACGCCGGACAGTTTCCACGACGGCGGCGAGTACGACGACGTCGAGGCCGCTGTCGCCCGCGCGGCGTCGATGGTCGACGCCGGCGCGACGATCATCGACGTCGGCGGGGAATCCACCCGCCCCGGCGCAGAGCCAGTCCCCGTCGCGGACGAGATCGACCGCGTCGTTCCCGTCATCGAGCGCATCCGCGACCTCGATGCGGCCATCTCGATCGACACGCGCAAGGCCGCCGTCGCCGAGGCCGCCCTCGACGCCGGCGCGGACATCGTCAACGACGTCTCCGGCCTCGCCGATCCCGAGATGCGCTTCGTCGCCGCCGAGCACGGCGCCTCGCTGATCGTCATGCACAGCCTCGACGCGCCGGTCGACCCCGACCGCGAGGTGACCTACGACGATGTCGTCGGTGACGTCCTCGCGGAACTCGCAGAGACCGTCCTGCTCGCCGAACGAGCGGGACTCGATCGGGAGCAGATCATCGTCGACCCCGGCCTCGGGTTCGGCAAGTCGAAGCGAGAGGAGTTCGAGCTACTCGATCGCACCGACGAGTTCCGTGCGCTCGGCTGTCCGATCCTGATCGGCCACTCCCAGAAGTCGATGTACGACTGGGTCGGCCAGGACGCCGGCGACCGGCTGGAGTCGACGGTCGCTGCCACGGCGCTGGCCATCGACCGCGGCGCCGACATCGTCCGCGTCCACGACGTTCCCGAAAACGTCGCCGCGGTGGAGACGGCGCTCGCGACGCTGGATTCCGCCGGCTACGAGAACCGACGACGGAGTCGGGGTGATGCGAAGTGA
- a CDS encoding class I SAM-dependent methyltransferase, which produces MTGEADSDDPTAHRTQVREGYDELARTYAAEREQDSEELALIEELYARIDDGSPRVLDAGCGDGRAASQPLSELGAAVVGLDVSRSQLELASETVESVDVDDASRDQVDTAEADAPVPELMQGDLTSLPFEDAAFDGICALHSIIHVPKTEHESVLEEFARVTAPGGWLLLTVGTGAWEGENPDWLDGGAAMRWSFHGDEWTRETLDDVGFAVADARTIGDELGGGEWRYLLARRT; this is translated from the coding sequence GTGACGGGAGAGGCAGATTCTGACGACCCGACAGCTCACCGCACCCAGGTTCGCGAGGGATACGACGAACTCGCCCGGACGTACGCGGCCGAGCGCGAGCAAGATTCCGAGGAGCTGGCACTGATCGAGGAGCTGTACGCACGCATCGACGATGGCAGTCCACGAGTGCTCGACGCCGGCTGCGGCGACGGGCGAGCGGCGTCACAACCGCTGTCCGAGCTGGGAGCGGCTGTCGTCGGGCTCGACGTCTCCCGATCGCAGCTCGAGCTCGCGAGCGAGACGGTGGAGTCGGTGGACGTCGACGACGCGAGTCGGGATCAGGTCGACACCGCCGAAGCGGACGCCCCCGTCCCGGAACTAATGCAAGGCGACCTGACGAGCTTGCCGTTCGAAGACGCCGCATTCGACGGGATCTGTGCACTGCACTCGATCATCCACGTCCCGAAGACCGAACACGAAAGCGTCCTCGAAGAGTTCGCGCGGGTGACGGCCCCCGGCGGGTGGCTACTGCTCACCGTCGGCACTGGCGCCTGGGAGGGCGAGAACCCCGACTGGCTCGACGGTGGCGCCGCGATGCGCTGGAGCTTCCACGGCGACGAGTGGACCCGCGAGACGCTCGACGACGTCGGATTCGCCGTCGCAGACGCCCGGACCATCGGTGACGAACTCGGCGGCGGGGAGTGGCGCTACCTGCTCGCGCGGCGAACGTGA
- a CDS encoding DUF7344 domain-containing protein, whose product MTASSERPSAEYDAILEACRHPVRRAALATLLAQRGSITLTELAESIEANAAGVTDDEQERSSDTDDRSPSTLPLMLHHTHLPKLAEACLVEYDTGRGVAEPTAEFDRVRSQVSTIVAADPALEAPIVG is encoded by the coding sequence ATGACCGCTTCGAGTGAACGACCGTCGGCCGAGTACGACGCGATTCTCGAGGCGTGTCGCCACCCTGTCCGTCGCGCCGCGCTCGCGACACTGCTGGCCCAACGCGGGTCGATCACGCTCACCGAGTTGGCGGAGTCGATCGAAGCGAACGCCGCGGGTGTCACTGACGATGAACAGGAGCGATCCTCGGACACCGATGATCGCAGCCCGTCGACGCTTCCCCTCATGCTCCATCACACGCACCTTCCGAAACTGGCGGAGGCGTGCCTCGTCGAGTACGATACAGGGCGAGGTGTGGCCGAACCGACGGCCGAATTCGACCGCGTCCGGTCCCAGGTGTCGACGATCGTCGCCGCGGATCCCGCCCTCGAAGCACCGATCGTCGGCTAA
- a CDS encoding helix-turn-helix domain-containing protein — protein MSVFLEFTIAKTAFTLGSVLAGSPPMSVELERIVPTGDSAMPFLWVTGDDFDAFERKVRGHEYVDDVIALDRVADSTLYRVIWYETHNDLIRGITEADGTILEGRAQGRWHFRVRFPDHDSLSQFSDFCTDRDLPIEIVRTYTELEDAEGLVQYGLSDEQRDALLLGLRRGYFDTPSRTSLDDLADELEISQQATSDRIRRGTEQILREALLLTEEGEE, from the coding sequence ATGAGCGTCTTTCTCGAGTTCACCATCGCCAAAACGGCGTTCACGCTCGGCAGCGTCCTGGCTGGATCACCACCGATGTCCGTCGAACTCGAACGGATCGTCCCGACGGGGGACTCGGCGATGCCCTTCCTGTGGGTGACCGGCGACGACTTCGACGCGTTCGAGCGGAAGGTGCGCGGTCACGAGTACGTCGACGACGTCATCGCGCTCGATCGGGTCGCCGACAGCACGCTCTACCGCGTGATCTGGTACGAGACTCACAACGACCTCATCCGCGGTATCACGGAAGCCGACGGCACTATCCTCGAGGGTCGCGCGCAGGGGCGCTGGCACTTTCGCGTTCGGTTCCCGGACCACGACTCGCTCTCGCAATTTAGCGACTTCTGCACGGATCGCGACTTGCCGATCGAGATCGTTCGCACCTACACCGAACTCGAAGACGCCGAGGGCCTCGTCCAGTACGGACTCTCGGATGAACAGCGGGACGCGCTCCTCCTCGGACTGCGCCGGGGCTACTTCGACACACCCAGTCGGACGAGCCTGGACGACCTCGCCGACGAGCTAGAGATTTCCCAGCAAGCGACCTCGGATCGAATCCGTCGGGGAACGGAACAGATCCTGCGCGAAGCACTTCTGCTGACCGAGGAGGGTGAGGAGTGA
- a CDS encoding glycosyltransferase family 4 protein, whose translation MRVGVVSFRTVHHRRSETTERIQSLVELLRDDGHDVHVFCARWWPDDRDIVAEEGITYHGVAPDRDSGRAFLVRLPVAIRKLGADVIHVGANPPKQVGAASLGTKLSRTPVVLEWDGSIGDGAEKDYKRALGAADAIVTPSQLVRTWARERGADGDDVTVIPNPIDVDRIRAVDPGEPAEVVYARRLDEGANLESVMLALAELRDRDWTATVIGDGPWREEYESMAGDLRIDDRIRFVGEADRDERIAIYRASHVFAQTAEYCRFPTELAWALACGCVGVVEYHVDSAGHELVEGRERGFRTTSESELADAIVDAGELESLDFDDSFAEFDREAVLDRYLDCYERVQERSGLFG comes from the coding sequence ATGCGCGTCGGCGTCGTCTCGTTTCGGACCGTCCACCATCGCCGTAGCGAGACGACCGAACGGATCCAGTCGCTGGTCGAACTCCTCCGGGACGACGGCCACGACGTCCACGTCTTCTGTGCCCGCTGGTGGCCCGACGACCGCGATATCGTCGCCGAGGAGGGAATCACCTACCACGGCGTCGCCCCCGACCGCGACTCCGGGCGAGCCTTCCTCGTCCGACTGCCGGTCGCGATCCGGAAACTCGGCGCCGACGTGATCCACGTCGGGGCGAACCCGCCGAAGCAGGTCGGCGCGGCGAGTCTCGGGACGAAACTCTCGCGCACACCCGTAGTCCTGGAGTGGGACGGCTCCATCGGCGACGGCGCCGAGAAGGACTACAAACGCGCCCTCGGGGCCGCAGACGCCATCGTCACGCCCTCGCAACTGGTTCGCACCTGGGCGCGCGAACGCGGGGCCGACGGCGACGACGTCACCGTGATCCCGAACCCCATCGACGTCGACCGAATTCGCGCGGTTGACCCCGGCGAACCCGCGGAGGTCGTCTACGCCCGCCGACTCGACGAGGGGGCCAATCTGGAGAGCGTCATGCTCGCGCTCGCGGAACTGCGCGACCGCGACTGGACGGCGACGGTGATCGGCGACGGTCCATGGCGCGAGGAGTACGAGTCGATGGCTGGCGACCTCCGGATCGACGATCGGATCCGCTTCGTCGGCGAGGCCGACCGTGACGAACGCATCGCCATCTACCGCGCGTCCCACGTCTTCGCCCAGACTGCCGAGTACTGTCGCTTCCCCACCGAACTGGCCTGGGCGCTTGCCTGCGGCTGCGTCGGCGTCGTCGAGTACCACGTCGACTCAGCCGGTCACGAGCTCGTCGAGGGTCGCGAACGCGGCTTTCGAACCACGAGTGAGTCGGAACTCGCCGACGCCATCGTCGACGCCGGGGAGCTGGAATCGCTCGACTTCGACGACTCGTTCGCCGAGTTCGACCGGGAGGCCGTTCTCGACCGATATCTGGACTGTTACGAACGGGTTCAGGAGCGCAGTGGCTTGTTTGGGTGA
- a CDS encoding S9 family peptidase produces MSYDIERYLNIRSAGGASFGPDGERLAFLMDTTGTSQVWTLDGPGQWPEQRTFYDERVTFASWSPERPELIFGMDEGGNERAQLYRLDAESGRIENLTARPDAKHRWGGWSHDGERFAFASNRRDEAVFDLYVQDRAETGDESTMVHEGDGWLSLAGWSPDDSRLLVSEAQSSYDQDLSVLDLETGELDHLTPHEGDVRYQSPSWAPDGEGIYLVTDQETDTLSLAYLDLDEGIAAAKDEAETTPLTVVDDGDGWNVDGIALDDESGRFVTSRNVDGYTELTVGVVDETDPTAFETFPDPDLPGGISGGVSFDPDAERFAITATGDTTNANVWVVGVETGEAERWTDAPTAGIPRETFDESDLVRVESFDELEVPGFLTLPNGEATADADGTATEQRETDMANGAPVIVDIHGGPEGQRRPSFSGVKQYFLDRGYAYFEPNVRGSSGYGTEYASLDDVEKRMDSVDDVAACVDWLADHPAIDADRIACMGGSYGGFMVLASLTEYPDLWATGVDIVGIASFVTFLENTGDWRRSLREAEYGSLEDDREFLESISPLNHVDEIEAPLFVLHGENDPRVPVGEAEQIVDEARDHGVPTRKLIFPDEGHGFSKLENRIEAYSEIAEFLDEHV; encoded by the coding sequence ATGAGCTACGACATCGAACGCTACCTCAACATCCGGTCGGCCGGCGGGGCGTCGTTCGGCCCCGACGGCGAGCGACTCGCCTTCCTGATGGACACGACGGGGACGAGCCAGGTCTGGACGCTCGACGGGCCAGGCCAGTGGCCCGAGCAGCGAACGTTCTACGACGAGCGGGTCACGTTCGCCTCGTGGTCGCCGGAGCGACCCGAGTTGATTTTCGGGATGGACGAGGGTGGCAACGAACGCGCACAGCTCTACCGCCTCGACGCGGAGAGTGGCCGGATCGAGAACCTGACGGCCCGCCCGGACGCCAAACACCGCTGGGGCGGCTGGAGCCACGACGGCGAGCGATTTGCCTTCGCCTCCAACCGTCGCGACGAGGCCGTCTTCGACCTCTACGTCCAGGATCGCGCGGAGACTGGCGACGAGTCGACGATGGTTCACGAAGGTGACGGCTGGCTCTCGCTGGCCGGCTGGAGTCCCGACGACTCCCGGCTGCTCGTCTCCGAGGCCCAGTCCAGCTACGATCAGGACCTATCCGTGCTCGACCTCGAGACGGGCGAGCTCGATCACCTCACGCCCCACGAAGGCGACGTCCGCTACCAGTCACCCAGCTGGGCGCCCGACGGCGAGGGGATCTACCTCGTCACCGACCAGGAGACCGACACGCTCTCGCTCGCGTATCTGGATCTCGACGAGGGGATCGCAGCAGCCAAGGACGAAGCCGAAACGACGCCGCTCACCGTCGTCGACGACGGCGACGGCTGGAACGTCGACGGGATCGCACTCGACGACGAGTCCGGCCGGTTCGTCACCTCCCGCAACGTCGACGGCTACACGGAACTCACCGTCGGCGTGGTCGACGAGACGGACCCGACCGCGTTCGAGACGTTCCCGGATCCCGACCTGCCAGGCGGCATTTCCGGCGGCGTCTCCTTCGACCCCGACGCCGAGCGCTTCGCCATCACGGCGACCGGCGACACCACCAACGCGAACGTCTGGGTCGTCGGCGTCGAGACCGGCGAAGCGGAACGGTGGACCGACGCCCCGACTGCCGGGATTCCACGCGAGACGTTCGACGAATCCGACCTGGTCCGCGTCGAGAGCTTCGACGAACTCGAGGTACCCGGCTTTCTCACCTTGCCGAACGGTGAGGCGACTGCCGACGCGGACGGGACCGCGACCGAGCAGCGTGAGACCGATATGGCGAACGGCGCGCCGGTCATCGTCGACATCCACGGCGGGCCCGAGGGCCAGCGCCGACCTTCATTCTCCGGCGTCAAGCAGTACTTCCTGGATCGGGGCTACGCCTACTTCGAGCCGAACGTTCGCGGGTCGTCGGGCTACGGCACCGAGTACGCCAGTCTCGACGACGTCGAGAAGCGCATGGATTCGGTCGACGACGTTGCGGCCTGTGTCGACTGGTTGGCAGACCATCCCGCGATCGACGCCGATCGAATCGCCTGTATGGGCGGCTCCTACGGCGGATTCATGGTTCTCGCGTCGCTCACCGAGTATCCCGACCTGTGGGCCACCGGCGTGGACATCGTCGGCATCGCCAGCTTCGTCACCTTCCTCGAGAACACCGGTGACTGGCGACGATCGCTCCGCGAGGCGGAATACGGCTCGCTCGAAGACGATCGCGAGTTCCTCGAATCGATCTCTCCGCTCAATCACGTCGACGAGATCGAGGCGCCGCTGTTCGTCCTTCACGGCGAGAACGACCCCCGCGTCCCCGTCGGTGAGGCCGAACAGATCGTCGATGAGGCTCGCGACCACGGCGTGCCCACGCGTAAACTGATCTTCCCCGACGAGGGCCACGGCTTCAGCAAACTCGAAAATCGCATCGAGGCCTACTCCGAGATCGCCGAGTTCCTCGACGAGCACGTATAG
- a CDS encoding ABC transporter ATP-binding protein — protein MPAIETDGLTKRFGADVLAVDDLDLTVEEGEVFGFLGPNGAGKSTTINVLLDFVRPTAGNARVLGLDAQADAAAIRERIGVLPEGAELYDRLTGREHLEWIARTNGLQGTVDYEATLDRVGLTAEEAARPVGGYSKGMAQRLAFGMAILGEPDLLLLDEPSSGLDPTGMQEMRTIIREEADRGATVFFSSHILGEVEAVCDRLGIMNEGRLVATGTIDALRDELDLDASVSIEVDSVPTDRGLESVDGVRAVETDGTTLTISVDDPTKKIDAIRHIDERATVLDVRSTDTSLEQLFNTYTGNGENERDPSAAEVAGGEAAETAAEVGR, from the coding sequence ATGCCAGCGATCGAAACGGACGGCCTCACCAAGCGATTCGGTGCGGACGTCCTCGCCGTCGACGACCTCGACCTCACCGTCGAGGAGGGCGAAGTATTCGGCTTTCTGGGTCCGAACGGAGCCGGGAAGTCGACGACCATCAACGTCCTGCTGGACTTCGTGCGCCCGACGGCGGGCAACGCACGGGTCCTCGGACTGGACGCACAGGCCGACGCCGCCGCGATTCGTGAGCGGATCGGCGTCCTCCCCGAAGGTGCGGAGCTGTACGATCGGCTGACCGGCCGAGAGCACCTGGAGTGGATCGCACGAACGAACGGCCTCCAGGGGACGGTCGACTACGAGGCGACGCTCGATCGGGTTGGGCTCACCGCCGAAGAAGCCGCCCGCCCGGTCGGTGGGTATTCGAAGGGGATGGCTCAGCGACTCGCGTTCGGGATGGCGATCCTCGGCGAGCCAGACTTACTGCTCCTCGACGAACCATCCTCCGGGCTCGATCCGACCGGTATGCAGGAGATGCGGACGATCATCCGCGAGGAGGCCGACCGCGGTGCGACCGTCTTTTTCTCGAGTCACATCCTCGGCGAGGTCGAGGCCGTCTGTGACCGGCTCGGAATCATGAACGAGGGGCGCCTCGTGGCGACGGGGACGATCGACGCCCTGCGCGACGAACTCGACCTCGACGCCTCGGTCTCGATCGAGGTCGACAGCGTGCCGACCGACCGCGGCCTCGAGTCGGTCGACGGCGTCCGCGCGGTCGAGACCGACGGAACGACGCTCACGATCTCGGTGGACGATCCGACCAAGAAAATCGACGCGATTCGCCACATCGACGAGCGTGCTACCGTGCTCGACGTCCGCTCGACGGACACCTCACTCGAACAGCTGTTCAACACCTACACCGGAAACGGTGAAAACGAGCGAGATCCATCGGCGGCCGAAGTCGCTGGCGGCGAGGCCGCCGAGACGGCGGCGGAGGTGGGCCGATGA
- a CDS encoding ABC transporter permease, translated as MSVADVVSKDILDVRRAKIIWAVAGLYTLVTAVFVYWGTEARPPEGWSGVYMALWNFAFVGALFVPAIALVAAYLAIAGERESGSIKYLLSTPIRRRDVVLGKYVSRGAVVAVSLIVAFVVAAVLSLLWFDEFPAGVFVGLSVLTIVFALAYVAIAITVSAMTASRSRAMGGALAVYFVTNLLILFGQLSILGALQYVLNDLLGLGVGDEPIQFVGMVLSPTQAYLASTTLAFPNDLVAAMPTAGDPADLVWYLQPETALAILLAWTVLPLALGIWRFERADLG; from the coding sequence ATGAGCGTCGCCGACGTCGTGTCCAAGGACATCCTCGACGTCCGCCGGGCGAAGATCATCTGGGCGGTCGCCGGCCTCTACACGCTCGTGACCGCGGTCTTCGTCTACTGGGGGACGGAAGCCCGGCCACCTGAAGGCTGGTCGGGCGTCTACATGGCGCTGTGGAACTTCGCCTTCGTCGGGGCGCTGTTCGTCCCCGCGATCGCCCTCGTCGCCGCCTACCTCGCCATCGCCGGGGAGCGCGAGTCGGGCAGTATCAAGTATCTCCTCTCGACGCCGATCCGCCGGCGAGACGTCGTCCTCGGGAAGTACGTCTCCCGTGGGGCGGTCGTCGCCGTCTCGCTGATCGTCGCGTTCGTCGTCGCCGCTGTCCTCTCGCTGCTCTGGTTCGACGAGTTCCCCGCCGGCGTCTTCGTCGGCCTGTCGGTGCTCACGATCGTCTTCGCGCTCGCCTACGTCGCGATCGCGATCACCGTCTCCGCGATGACGGCCAGCCGGTCGCGGGCGATGGGCGGTGCCCTGGCCGTCTACTTCGTGACGAACCTGCTGATCCTGTTCGGCCAGCTCTCGATCCTCGGCGCACTGCAGTACGTGCTGAACGACCTCCTCGGGCTCGGTGTCGGGGACGAGCCGATCCAGTTCGTCGGGATGGTGCTCAGTCCGACGCAAGCGTATCTGGCCTCGACCACGCTCGCGTTCCCCAACGACCTCGTCGCTGCCATGCCCACGGCCGGCGACCCCGCCGACCTGGTGTGGTACCTCCAGCCCGAGACCGCCCTCGCGATCCTGCTGGCCTGGACGGTCCTGCCGCTGGCGCTTGGCATCTGGCGATTCGAACGGGCGGATCTGGGGTAA
- a CDS encoding NAD(P)-dependent glycerol-1-phosphate dehydrogenase — protein sequence MFEKSSWIRLPRNVVVGHGVLDEVVPVVADLHLDGTPLLVTSPTPREVAADPIVADFRESGVEPAMVTVDTASFDAVERVIDTVEAEEADYLIGVGGGKAIDIAKMASHHCEIGFLSVPTAASHDGIVSNRGSVPDGDTRHSVAAEPPLAVVADTAILAEAPWRLTTAGCADIISNYTAVMDWRLAHRLKNVEYSGFAGALSEMTAEILVENADSVRPGLEEASWIVTKALVSSGVAMSIADSSRPASGAEHLFSHQLDRLAPGAALHGHQVGVGSIMTAYLHGGEKGFWLDIRNALESIDAPTTADELGIDDETVIESLTTCHEIRDRYTILGDGMDEGAAREVAKETGVIG from the coding sequence ATGTTCGAGAAGTCGTCGTGGATCCGTCTGCCGCGCAACGTCGTGGTGGGCCACGGTGTACTCGACGAGGTCGTCCCCGTCGTCGCCGATCTCCACCTCGACGGGACGCCGTTGCTGGTTACGAGTCCGACGCCGCGGGAGGTCGCGGCCGACCCGATCGTCGCCGACTTCCGGGAGTCAGGTGTCGAGCCCGCGATGGTAACCGTCGACACGGCCTCGTTCGACGCGGTCGAGCGAGTGATCGACACCGTCGAGGCCGAGGAAGCGGACTACCTGATCGGCGTCGGCGGCGGGAAAGCCATCGACATCGCGAAGATGGCGAGCCACCACTGTGAGATCGGATTTTTGTCGGTGCCGACCGCGGCGAGTCACGACGGGATCGTCTCCAATCGCGGCTCGGTTCCCGACGGTGACACCCGCCACAGCGTCGCCGCGGAGCCGCCGCTGGCCGTCGTCGCCGACACGGCGATCCTGGCGGAGGCGCCGTGGCGACTCACGACCGCCGGCTGTGCCGACATCATCTCGAACTACACCGCGGTGATGGACTGGCGCCTGGCCCACCGGTTGAAGAACGTCGAGTACTCGGGCTTCGCCGGCGCGCTCTCGGAGATGACCGCCGAAATCCTCGTCGAAAACGCCGACTCCGTTCGACCCGGTCTCGAGGAGGCGTCCTGGATCGTCACGAAAGCGCTCGTCTCCTCCGGCGTCGCGATGTCCATCGCCGACTCCTCCCGGCCCGCGAGCGGCGCCGAGCACCTCTTCTCCCATCAGCTCGACCGCCTGGCGCCCGGCGCGGCGCTGCACGGTCACCAGGTCGGCGTCGGGTCGATCATGACCGCCTACCTTCACGGCGGGGAGAAGGGATTCTGGCTCGACATCCGGAACGCCCTGGAGAGCATCGACGCGCCCACCACCGCCGACGAACTGGGTATCGACGACGAGACGGTCATCGAGTCGCTCACGACGTGTCACGAGATCCGCGATCGCTACACCATCCTCGGCGACGGGATGGACGAGGGTGCGGCGCGCGAGGTCGCGAAGGAGACCGGCGTTATCGGGTAG